A part of Oncorhynchus clarkii lewisi isolate Uvic-CL-2024 chromosome 17, UVic_Ocla_1.0, whole genome shotgun sequence genomic DNA contains:
- the LOC139369601 gene encoding jupiter microtubule associated homolog 1-like, which yields MTTTTIYSGMEAGAKSSSRVLRPPGGASNISFGNDEEKPPNRKNKMASNIFAEPDDPHAHRRNNPPGGKPTGVLCGEPSAPLRRCAAQSSSNNHEDSNAGTGDNDVGNADNAVEVEVIPAPEQRNEASQPATAASQPATAASQPAAGMTSGRRNPPGGKSSLILG from the exons ATGACGACGACAACTATATATTCAGGCATGGAAGCCGGAGCAAAAAGCAGCTCCAG GGTCCTGCGCCCCCCTGGAGGAGCCTCCAACATCTCTTTTGGCAATGATGAGGAAAAGCCCCCCAATCGCAAAAACAAGATGGCCTCCAACATCTTCGCTGAACCAGATGACCCACACGCTCATCGGAGGAACAACCCACCTG GTGGGAAGCCCACCGGAGTGCTGTGTGGAGAGCCCTCAGCCCCACTGAGGAGATGTGCTGCCCAATCTTCCTCCAACAACCACGAGGACTCCAACGCCGGG ACTGGAGACAATGATGTGGGAAATGCTG ATAACGCTGTGGAGGTTGAGGTCATTCCTGCCCCAGAGCAGAGGAATGAGGCCTCCCAGCCCGCCACGGCGGCCTCCCAGCCCGCCACGGCAGCCTCCCAGCCCGCCGCTGGGATGACATCAGGCCGCAGGAACCCCCCAGGGGGAAAGTCCAGCCTAATCCTCGGTTGA
- the LOC139370345 gene encoding small ubiquitin-related modifier 2-like: MADEKPKEGVKTENNDHINLKVAGQDGSVVQFKIKRHTPLSKLMKAYCERQGLTIRQIRFRFDGQPINETDTPAQLEMEDEDTIDVFQQQTGGFLH; the protein is encoded by the exons ATGGCAGACGAAAAACCCAAG gAAGGAGTAAAGACGGAGAACAATGACCACATCAACTTGAAGGTGGCAGGACAAGACGGCTCAGTGGTGCAGTTCAAGAtcaaaaggcacacacctctcaGCAAACTCATGAAAGCATATTGCGAAAGACAG GGCCTGACGATTAGGCAAATCCGGTTCCGGTTTGATGGTCAACCCATCAACGAGACAGACACACCAGCTCAA TTGGAAATGGAAGATGAAGACACAATCGATGTGTTCCAGCAGCAAACGGGAGGTTTTCTTCACTAG